In Cupriavidus basilensis, the following proteins share a genomic window:
- the trbC gene encoding type-F conjugative transfer system pilin assembly protein TrbC codes for MRVRLFILGLLACTGAMAQHTAPPDAALERAMSAAQQRAQSVLQAMPDPAMGTVKVPDLRARSAQPMPDPAALAQRYQSTQAPPPTERTYPVMIFASLSMPEASLKRIGQQARRAGAAVIFRGLRYGMGQGNWKRSVEAMKPVTDTGAVVLIDPRQFERFDIRTVPAVVVSLHALEDCAEGACASRSARVDGDVSLEYALERVAVRQDTLGKIARQALGQMSGEMP; via the coding sequence ATGCGTGTACGCCTTTTCATCCTCGGCCTGCTGGCCTGCACCGGGGCAATGGCTCAGCACACCGCGCCACCGGATGCCGCATTGGAGCGCGCCATGTCGGCCGCCCAACAGCGCGCCCAGTCGGTGCTGCAGGCGATGCCGGATCCGGCCATGGGCACCGTCAAGGTGCCGGACCTGCGGGCCAGGTCGGCGCAGCCGATGCCCGATCCCGCGGCGCTCGCGCAGCGTTACCAGTCCACCCAGGCACCTCCGCCGACTGAGCGGACGTATCCCGTGATGATATTTGCGTCGTTGTCGATGCCGGAGGCATCGCTCAAGCGCATCGGGCAGCAAGCGCGCCGCGCCGGCGCCGCGGTGATTTTCCGGGGCTTGCGCTATGGGATGGGGCAAGGCAACTGGAAACGCTCGGTCGAGGCCATGAAGCCGGTGACTGACACCGGTGCAGTGGTGCTGATCGATCCACGCCAGTTCGAGCGCTTCGATATCCGAACCGTGCCCGCAGTGGTGGTCTCGCTCCATGCATTGGAGGACTGCGCCGAAGGTGCGTGTGCCAGCCGTTCGGCGCGGGTGGATGGGGACGTGAGCCTGGAATACGCGCTGGAGCGGGTCGCCGTCCGACAGGACACGCTTGGGAAAATCGCCCGGCAGGCGCTGGGGCAGATGAGCGGGGAGATGCCATGA
- the traW gene encoding type-F conjugative transfer system protein TraW, whose translation MRSLLLVVLTATLHLVPAVAADALGPTYPIVEPDLLQDIRRSLQDKERSGKLALLQREAVARSEHAMRNPKPARDVVRTLTPRTFYFDPTVAVGQPITGPGGEILVQAGQRFNPLDEVALRQQLVFFDARDASQVALAAKVIADSRAPSKPILVNGDYLALQKRWQRQVFYDQSGSLVRKLGIRQVPAVVRQDGKRLRIEEILP comes from the coding sequence ATGCGATCCCTCCTGCTGGTAGTACTTACGGCGACATTGCACCTGGTGCCGGCGGTTGCCGCCGATGCCCTGGGTCCGACGTATCCAATCGTCGAGCCGGATCTGCTCCAGGACATCCGGCGCAGCCTGCAGGACAAGGAAAGATCCGGCAAGCTGGCGCTGCTGCAACGCGAGGCGGTCGCCCGCTCCGAACACGCGATGCGCAACCCGAAGCCCGCCCGGGACGTGGTGCGCACGCTCACGCCGCGCACCTTCTACTTCGATCCAACAGTGGCCGTGGGCCAGCCCATCACCGGGCCCGGCGGGGAGATCCTGGTGCAGGCCGGCCAGCGTTTCAACCCGCTCGACGAGGTGGCGCTGCGCCAGCAGCTGGTGTTCTTTGATGCGCGCGATGCCAGCCAGGTTGCCCTGGCGGCAAAGGTGATAGCGGATTCGCGTGCCCCAAGCAAGCCGATCCTGGTCAACGGCGACTACCTTGCGCTGCAAAAGCGCTGGCAGCGCCAGGTCTTCTACGACCAGTCCGGATCGCTGGTGCGCAAGCTGGGTATCCGACAGGTACCGGCCGTGGTGCGACAGGACGGCAAGCGCTTGCGCATCGAGGAGATCCTGCCATGA
- the traU gene encoding conjugal transfer pilus assembly protein TraU codes for MRCCLSALPVSITRGLLAFVLALACVGAHAQQGQGSATCVGKFLNPITDICWSCILPLKIGDMTMMRDGQEDNGSPASPFCWCSGANGTLPRAGVSMSFWEPVRTVEVVRRPFCFPSLGGVTLDPGIDAPAHGRIGEGKARAATSFYQVHWYMNPILFWLEILLDNPCLEQNVFDLAYFTEVDPLWGDSELTFVLNPEVALFTSPLAQAACAADCVAATAGFPLSELFWCAGCQGGMYPLNGWVSTHIGGVQASQLLTQRFTNKMHREGLIWSASGKDGTCGYVMQPLMDKRNYKTSMTYPSRQTEKINGRCCQPFGRSTILWGAGKSFPYRGEDFAYMLYRKRDCCMGAF; via the coding sequence ATGAGGTGTTGCCTGAGCGCTCTGCCGGTCTCGATCACGCGCGGTCTCCTCGCATTCGTCCTGGCGCTGGCATGCGTCGGTGCCCATGCTCAGCAAGGCCAAGGCAGCGCCACTTGCGTGGGGAAGTTCCTCAACCCGATTACCGATATCTGCTGGTCCTGCATCCTGCCGCTGAAGATTGGCGACATGACCATGATGCGCGATGGCCAGGAGGACAACGGGTCGCCAGCCAGTCCCTTTTGCTGGTGCTCCGGCGCCAATGGGACGCTGCCGCGCGCCGGCGTCAGCATGTCGTTCTGGGAGCCGGTGCGCACGGTCGAGGTGGTACGCCGCCCCTTCTGCTTCCCGTCGCTGGGCGGCGTCACGCTGGATCCCGGGATCGATGCGCCGGCGCACGGCCGTATCGGCGAGGGCAAGGCCCGGGCGGCCACCTCCTTCTACCAGGTGCACTGGTACATGAACCCCATCCTGTTCTGGCTGGAGATCCTGCTGGACAACCCGTGCCTGGAGCAGAACGTGTTCGACCTGGCGTACTTCACCGAGGTCGATCCACTCTGGGGAGATTCGGAACTGACTTTCGTCCTGAATCCGGAGGTGGCGCTCTTCACTTCGCCGCTGGCGCAGGCCGCCTGCGCGGCCGATTGCGTTGCGGCCACGGCGGGCTTTCCGCTCTCGGAGTTGTTCTGGTGCGCGGGTTGCCAGGGCGGCATGTACCCGCTCAACGGTTGGGTCTCGACCCATATCGGCGGGGTGCAGGCGTCGCAGCTGCTGACCCAGCGCTTCACCAACAAAATGCACCGCGAAGGGCTCATCTGGTCCGCCAGCGGCAAGGACGGGACTTGTGGCTATGTGATGCAGCCGCTGATGGACAAGCGCAACTACAAGACCAGCATGACCTACCCGTCGCGACAGACCGAAAAGATCAACGGGCGTTGCTGCCAGCCCTTCGGGCGCTCCACCATCCTGTGGGGCGCCGGCAAATCGTTTCCCTACCGCGGCGAGGACTTCGCGTACATGCTGTACCGCAAGCGGGACTGTTGCATGGGGGCCTTCTGA
- a CDS encoding S26 family signal peptidase: MTSRIAKIPRRGHALAPMMAEHFGRWWWAWALILIAGVQVGSRWALHANLSHSIEEVNVFLVSKTDRQIARDSLVEFLWPGGGPYPAGARFIKQIKGMPGDMVTSQGRDYFINGVYVGTAKSSSARGEVLEMGPTGRIPAGRFFVWTPHPDSLDSRYALTGWVNFGQIVGTARKLF, encoded by the coding sequence ATGACGAGCCGCATCGCGAAGATCCCCCGGCGCGGGCATGCCCTGGCGCCGATGATGGCCGAGCACTTCGGGCGCTGGTGGTGGGCGTGGGCATTGATCCTGATCGCCGGCGTACAGGTCGGTAGCCGGTGGGCGCTGCATGCGAACTTGTCCCACAGCATCGAGGAGGTCAACGTGTTCCTGGTGAGCAAGACCGATCGCCAGATTGCGCGCGATAGCCTGGTGGAGTTCCTGTGGCCGGGCGGCGGCCCATACCCGGCCGGAGCGCGATTCATCAAGCAGATCAAAGGCATGCCGGGCGACATGGTGACCAGTCAAGGCCGCGACTACTTCATCAACGGCGTCTACGTCGGTACCGCCAAGTCCAGCTCCGCCCGGGGCGAAGTGCTCGAGATGGGGCCAACCGGCCGTATTCCGGCGGGGCGCTTTTTCGTCTGGACGCCGCACCCGGACTCGCTGGATTCGCGCTACGCCCTCACAGGCTGGGTCAATTTCGGGCAGATCGTCGGCACGGCCCGCAAGCTCTTCTGA